One genomic region from Desulfovermiculus halophilus DSM 18834 encodes:
- the fusA gene encoding elongation factor G — protein sequence MEDRLKQQRTFALAGSSGSGKTSLAEMFLYNAKVTTRLGSIDAGNTILDYEPEETKKGGSVQPAYAVYSWNKNRHFLIDNPGDTNFLGEFPYQLAAADGVIYVVDAVDGVKAQDKKLWKDVRQAGLPSMVVINKMDRERADFEQAYAGLSDVLGVKPVLLYLPIGSESNFQGLVDVLNNKALIFDAEGKVKSQDVPEDLASRVAELYEAAVENIAESDEELMEKYLEEGELSAAEIQGGLRKGVIQGDVVPVCVAAAAGNKGGAQILDQIQDLLPSPLERESWQGTDGSERESSLDAPLACFVFKTITTPFGGQLSMLRVLSGKVSSDIHVYNPVKDAKEKLGALQFVVGKKQDPCKEEVGPGAIVAVAKLKSTATGDTICGEKDSFILDKPALPPQLLSFALTGANKEDEDKMVAAIQKLLEEDTSLKLEHNEETRDILLSGMGQLHIETAVEKVRRRNKVEVQLHAPKIPYRETIKASAEVQGRYKKQTGGRGQFGDCWIKLEPQERGQGYEFVNQIVGGVIPKTFIPAVDQGIQEAAQKGVVAGYPVVDFKVTLFDGSYHSVDSSEMAFKIAGSMAFKKAAEKTGVTLLEPVMKMSISVPDEYMGDIIGDLSSRRGKVLGYESNQGITEINAQVPMAEILRYAPDLRAMTGGQGLFTMEFDHYAECPPNIQEKILEEKQAQAENA from the coding sequence ATGGAGGACAGACTCAAACAGCAGCGAACCTTTGCCCTGGCCGGAAGCAGCGGTAGCGGCAAGACCTCCTTGGCCGAGATGTTCTTGTACAATGCCAAAGTGACCACCCGCCTGGGAAGCATTGATGCCGGGAACACAATTCTGGACTATGAGCCGGAGGAAACCAAGAAGGGCGGCAGCGTACAGCCGGCCTATGCAGTTTATTCCTGGAACAAGAATCGGCACTTCCTGATCGACAATCCCGGGGATACGAACTTTCTGGGCGAGTTTCCCTACCAGCTGGCGGCTGCGGACGGCGTGATCTATGTCGTCGATGCTGTGGACGGGGTCAAGGCCCAGGACAAAAAGCTGTGGAAAGATGTGCGGCAGGCCGGATTGCCGTCCATGGTGGTGATCAACAAGATGGACCGGGAGCGGGCCGACTTTGAGCAGGCCTACGCCGGGCTCTCCGATGTGCTCGGGGTCAAGCCGGTGCTCCTCTATCTGCCCATTGGCTCGGAGTCGAACTTCCAGGGCCTGGTGGATGTTTTGAACAACAAGGCCCTCATCTTCGATGCCGAAGGAAAAGTGAAAAGCCAGGATGTGCCTGAGGACTTGGCTTCGCGGGTGGCAGAGCTGTACGAGGCAGCAGTGGAAAATATCGCTGAAAGCGATGAAGAGCTGATGGAAAAGTATCTGGAAGAAGGGGAGCTTTCTGCTGCAGAGATCCAAGGCGGACTGCGCAAGGGCGTGATTCAGGGAGACGTTGTCCCGGTCTGTGTCGCTGCCGCAGCCGGGAACAAGGGTGGAGCCCAGATCTTGGACCAGATTCAGGACCTCCTGCCGTCACCGCTGGAACGGGAATCCTGGCAGGGTACGGACGGCAGCGAACGGGAGTCCTCGCTTGATGCCCCGCTGGCCTGCTTCGTGTTCAAGACTATAACCACCCCTTTCGGCGGACAGCTGAGCATGCTCCGGGTCCTGTCCGGGAAGGTGAGTTCGGATATCCATGTCTACAATCCGGTCAAGGACGCCAAGGAAAAGCTGGGGGCCCTGCAGTTCGTGGTGGGCAAGAAGCAGGACCCGTGCAAGGAAGAGGTCGGTCCCGGGGCCATCGTGGCTGTAGCCAAACTCAAAAGTACCGCCACCGGGGACACGATCTGCGGGGAGAAGGATTCCTTCATCCTGGACAAGCCGGCCCTGCCGCCACAGCTGTTGTCCTTCGCCCTGACCGGGGCCAACAAGGAAGATGAGGACAAGATGGTGGCCGCCATCCAGAAGCTCCTGGAAGAAGACACCAGCCTCAAGCTGGAGCACAATGAAGAAACCAGGGATATCCTGCTTTCCGGCATGGGGCAGCTGCATATTGAGACCGCGGTGGAAAAGGTCAGACGCAGGAACAAGGTGGAGGTCCAGCTGCACGCCCCCAAGATCCCATACCGGGAGACGATCAAGGCCTCGGCCGAGGTTCAGGGCAGATACAAGAAACAGACCGGTGGGCGAGGCCAGTTCGGGGATTGCTGGATCAAGCTTGAACCCCAGGAACGGGGGCAGGGATACGAGTTCGTCAACCAGATAGTGGGCGGGGTGATCCCCAAGACCTTTATCCCGGCCGTGGATCAGGGAATTCAGGAGGCGGCCCAGAAAGGGGTCGTGGCCGGGTATCCGGTGGTCGATTTCAAGGTGACTCTGTTCGACGGCTCCTATCACAGCGTGGATTCTTCAGAGATGGCCTTCAAGATAGCCGGCTCCATGGCTTTCAAGAAGGCGGCGGAGAAGACGGGCGTGACCCTGCTGGAGCCGGTGATGAAGATGTCCATCTCTGTTCCGGATGAATACATGGGGGACATTATCGGCGATCTGTCCAGCCGCAGAGGGAAGGTCCTGGGGTATGAATCGAACCAGGGAATCACTGAGATCAACGCCCAGGTCCCAATGGCCGAAATCCTGCGCTATGCCCCGGATCTTCGGGCCATGACCGGCGGACAGGGCCTGTTTACCATGGAATTCGATCACTACGCAGAGTGCCCGCCCAATATCCAGGAAAAAATACTGGAGGAAAAGCAGGCCCAGGCCGAGAATGCCTGA
- a CDS encoding lysophospholipid acyltransferase family protein, whose protein sequence is MHSLAYLIKNVFFLPAALLTTVLISAAVIVLARFPGTSGLLQRLEKLWAHTVVRAAGLDIQTDMAELEHGAVYLFVANHQSLLDIPILLSLLSPWYPRFVAKKSLFTIPLFGPGMGRTGHLGVDRENSRQGMRDMQEAVQRLQQGQSLVIFPEGTRGRAEEGLQDFHVGALVIALKAKVPVVPVLITGSGRVMPKGRFSLHPGAVRVRALSPRQMPQEATLKDRNRLKAALWAEMDTTLTEMEQWTRKKS, encoded by the coding sequence ATGCACTCCCTGGCGTATTTGATCAAAAATGTTTTCTTTCTGCCCGCGGCTCTGTTGACGACGGTCCTGATCTCCGCGGCGGTGATTGTTCTGGCCCGTTTCCCTGGGACATCGGGCCTGCTGCAGCGGCTGGAGAAGCTGTGGGCGCATACCGTGGTCCGGGCCGCAGGTCTGGATATCCAGACCGATATGGCCGAGCTGGAGCACGGGGCTGTGTACCTGTTTGTGGCCAATCATCAGAGCCTGCTGGACATCCCCATATTGCTCAGTCTTTTAAGCCCCTGGTATCCCCGGTTTGTGGCCAAGAAGTCGCTGTTCACCATCCCGCTGTTCGGGCCAGGCATGGGCAGGACCGGCCATCTCGGGGTGGACCGGGAGAACAGCAGGCAAGGGATGCGGGATATGCAGGAGGCGGTGCAGCGTCTGCAACAGGGACAATCCCTGGTCATCTTCCCCGAAGGCACCCGGGGACGGGCGGAAGAGGGGCTGCAGGATTTTCATGTCGGAGCCCTGGTTATTGCCCTGAAGGCCAAGGTTCCGGTGGTCCCGGTGCTGATCACCGGTTCGGGCCGGGTGATGCCCAAGGGGAGGTTTAGCCTGCATCCCGGAGCGGTCCGGGTCCGGGCCCTGTCTCCCCGGCAGATGCCGCAGGAAGCAACTCTTAAAGATCGAAACAGACTGAAAGCCGCCTTGTGGGCGGAGATGGATACAACACTTACGGAGATGGAACAATGGACAAGGAAAAAAAGCTGA
- a CDS encoding ribonuclease J, with product MDKEKKLTLYPIGGLGEIGMNCLLLETAQSAVLIDCGLMFPDDFHYGVDVVIPRLDFILEKKDKLRAIILTHGHEDHIGALPWILPDVEVPVYGSDFTLALVNNKLREHALQDKVTLQPVQPRETVLINDLSFQFFPVCHSIIQGYALGIETPVGRVVHSGDFKIDRNPLGGHYTDLEGLSEFSSSGVELMFSDSTNVERDGFALTEKEVKTSLLEVFQKAEGRILVTLFSSHIQRIQEIYDLATQFGRTMAVSGKSLSTNIEIARGLGYLNFSDQSYVDPENIGDLPDEKVVLLVTGSQGEPMSAMTRLAEGSHRQLSIHSGDTVIMSSRFIPGNTKAINKVINRLYKLGADVVYEKVQAVHASGHAHREELKLMLDTVKPKFFVPVHGEYRHLVKHSDLAQACGVAPERSLVLEDGQPVTLLEHGIRYEEEFSARSVLVDGKGVGDVGSTILKERQLLADEGMVVVVMVLDAESGSIVMGPRLESKGFIFEQQYAHILTEAEAIIMDVYEKIPAGAWKKLRDRTKSALRRYFRKALGRDPVIVPVIIKI from the coding sequence ATGGACAAGGAAAAAAAGCTGACCCTGTATCCCATAGGCGGGCTGGGGGAGATCGGCATGAACTGCCTGCTCCTGGAGACTGCGCAATCCGCTGTGCTCATTGACTGCGGGCTGATGTTTCCGGACGACTTTCATTATGGGGTGGATGTTGTCATTCCCCGCCTGGACTTTATTTTGGAAAAGAAAGACAAGCTGCGGGCCATTATCCTGACCCACGGCCATGAGGACCATATCGGGGCCCTGCCCTGGATCCTGCCGGACGTCGAGGTGCCGGTCTACGGATCCGACTTCACCCTGGCCCTGGTGAACAACAAACTGCGGGAACACGCCCTGCAGGATAAAGTGACCCTGCAGCCGGTTCAGCCCAGAGAGACCGTACTCATAAACGACCTCTCCTTCCAGTTCTTTCCGGTCTGCCACTCCATTATCCAGGGCTACGCCCTGGGGATTGAAACCCCGGTGGGACGAGTTGTCCACTCCGGGGACTTTAAGATCGACCGCAATCCTCTTGGAGGGCATTACACCGACCTGGAGGGGCTGTCCGAGTTCTCCAGCTCCGGCGTCGAGCTCATGTTCTCGGATTCGACCAATGTAGAGCGGGACGGATTCGCCTTGACCGAAAAGGAGGTCAAGACCAGCCTGCTGGAGGTCTTTCAGAAAGCAGAGGGCCGCATTCTGGTCACCCTGTTTTCCAGTCACATTCAGCGCATTCAAGAGATCTACGACCTGGCCACCCAGTTCGGCCGGACTATGGCGGTCAGCGGCAAAAGCCTGAGCACGAATATCGAGATAGCCAGAGGGCTTGGATACCTGAACTTTTCGGACCAGAGTTATGTGGATCCGGAGAATATCGGCGACTTGCCCGACGAGAAGGTCGTGCTCCTGGTGACCGGTTCCCAGGGGGAGCCCATGTCGGCCATGACCCGTCTGGCCGAGGGGTCCCACCGTCAGCTGAGCATCCATTCCGGGGATACGGTCATCATGTCCTCCAGGTTCATTCCCGGCAATACCAAGGCCATCAACAAGGTCATCAACCGGCTGTACAAGCTGGGGGCGGATGTGGTGTATGAAAAGGTCCAGGCGGTCCACGCCTCCGGGCACGCCCACAGGGAAGAGCTCAAGCTCATGCTGGACACGGTCAAGCCCAAGTTCTTCGTCCCGGTGCACGGGGAATACCGGCATCTGGTCAAGCACTCGGATCTGGCCCAGGCCTGCGGGGTTGCCCCGGAACGGTCCCTGGTCCTGGAGGATGGGCAGCCGGTTACCCTTCTGGAGCATGGAATCCGCTATGAGGAGGAGTTCTCGGCCCGTTCCGTGCTGGTGGACGGCAAGGGGGTCGGCGACGTGGGCAGCACGATCCTCAAGGAGCGCCAGCTCTTGGCTGACGAGGGCATGGTTGTGGTGGTCATGGTCCTGGACGCCGAAAGCGGATCCATCGTCATGGGCCCCCGGCTGGAGTCCAAGGGATTCATCTTTGAGCAGCAGTATGCCCATATCCTGACCGAAGCGGAAGCAATCATCATGGACGTCTATGAAAAGATCCCGGCCGGAGCGTGGAAAAAGCTGCGGGACAGGACCAAGTCAGCCCTGCGCAGATATTTCCGCAAGGCCCTGGGACGGGATCCGGTGATTGTCCCGGTGATTATCAAGATATAG
- a CDS encoding fumarylacetoacetate hydrolase family protein encodes MFMTRVDYQGRAYWAECRDDQAVLVDWNLKELARVSRQDVFARPLLHPGKVVCVGLNYYAHAREMDMALPEEPLLFFKPGSAVIDHGQPIRLPAHSAEVHYEGELAVVIGRLCRNVPEAQAGGYVLGYTCANDVTARDLQRKDGLYARAKGFDTFCPLGPGIETDIEPFADAAIRTTVNGGEVQSGRTSDMIVSPLALVSFISRVMTLHPGDVVLTGTPPGVGRIQPGDRVCVEVEGLGSLCNPVLG; translated from the coding sequence ATGTTCATGACCAGAGTTGACTACCAGGGGCGGGCTTACTGGGCCGAATGCAGAGACGACCAGGCGGTTCTGGTGGACTGGAACCTGAAGGAGCTGGCCCGTGTCTCCCGCCAGGACGTGTTCGCCCGGCCCCTGCTCCACCCGGGCAAGGTAGTCTGTGTGGGATTGAACTATTATGCCCATGCCCGGGAAATGGATATGGCTCTGCCGGAAGAGCCCCTGCTTTTTTTCAAACCGGGATCTGCGGTCATAGATCACGGTCAGCCCATTCGGCTGCCGGCCCATTCGGCAGAGGTTCATTACGAGGGAGAACTGGCGGTGGTCATCGGTCGGCTGTGCCGGAATGTCCCGGAAGCACAAGCAGGGGGATATGTCCTCGGCTATACCTGCGCCAATGACGTCACGGCCAGGGATCTGCAGCGCAAAGACGGACTGTATGCCCGGGCCAAGGGCTTCGACACCTTTTGTCCTCTGGGGCCGGGGATCGAGACCGATATTGAGCCCTTTGCAGATGCTGCCATCAGGACCACAGTCAACGGAGGTGAGGTTCAGTCCGGACGGACCTCGGATATGATTGTCTCTCCTCTGGCCCTGGTCAGTTTCATCTCCCGGGTCATGACCCTGCATCCGGGAGACGTGGTCCTGACCGGCACCCCTCCCGGAGTAGGGCGGATCCAGCCCGGAGACAGAGTCTGCGTGGAGGTTGAAGGTCTCGGGAGCCTGTGCAACCCGGTGCTCGGATAG
- the rpsB gene encoding 30S ribosomal protein S2 → MGYIGMKEMLETGVHFGHQTRRWNPKMRPFIFGARKGIHIIDLQQTIPLFNRAYEFIVDVVANKGKVLFVGTKRQAQDIIQEEASRAGMYYITHRWMGGTLTNFKTIKHSIDRFKRLESMFEDGTINRFPKKEIVGMQRELTKLRDTLGGIKEMNEYPQAGFIVDPKREDIAVQEFRRLGIPIVAITDTNCDPDLIDYIIPGNDDAIRAIKLFTSRIAEACLEGQARQDEATQEEVQAAQQQAEAEMVDAQAATESNESEKASAEEE, encoded by the coding sequence ATGGGCTACATCGGTATGAAAGAGATGCTGGAGACCGGGGTGCATTTCGGGCACCAGACACGGCGGTGGAACCCGAAAATGCGGCCTTTCATCTTTGGAGCCCGCAAGGGAATCCACATCATTGACCTGCAGCAGACCATCCCCCTGTTCAACAGGGCCTATGAGTTCATAGTCGACGTGGTCGCCAACAAGGGCAAGGTCCTGTTTGTAGGCACCAAGCGCCAGGCCCAGGACATCATCCAGGAAGAGGCCTCCAGGGCCGGCATGTACTACATCACGCATCGCTGGATGGGCGGGACCCTGACCAACTTTAAGACCATCAAGCACAGCATCGACCGTTTTAAACGCCTGGAGAGCATGTTTGAGGACGGGACCATCAACCGGTTCCCGAAGAAAGAAATTGTGGGCATGCAGCGGGAGCTGACCAAGCTGCGGGATACCCTGGGCGGGATCAAGGAAATGAACGAATATCCGCAGGCTGGCTTTATCGTCGATCCCAAGCGGGAAGATATCGCGGTTCAGGAGTTTCGCCGTTTGGGCATCCCGATTGTGGCCATAACGGACACCAACTGCGATCCGGACCTTATCGACTATATCATTCCGGGCAACGACGATGCCATTCGGGCCATCAAGCTGTTCACCTCCCGGATTGCCGAGGCCTGTCTGGAAGGCCAGGCCAGGCAGGATGAGGCGACTCAGGAAGAGGTCCAGGCAGCCCAGCAGCAGGCGGAGGCCGAAATGGTGGATGCCCAGGCGGCGACCGAGAGCAATGAATCCGAGAAAGCCAGCGCAGAGGAGGAATAG